A genomic segment from bacterium encodes:
- a CDS encoding ABC transporter ATP-binding protein, whose product MIETENLWKTYKMGGEELHALKGVNLKVAKGEYLAIMGPSGSGKSTLMNLIGCLDTPSQGSYVLNERQVAKMNDDELAHIRNREIGFVFQTFNLLPRATALHNVELPLIYNGTDSKTRIEKAKRALELVDLSDRMGHKPNELSGGQRQRVAVARALVNNPSIILADEPTGNLDSKTGEEIMGLFARLHLEGNTIIVVTHEPEIALHANRVIYIRDGNIEKEVITSSDTVTL is encoded by the coding sequence CTGATAGAAACCGAGAATCTTTGGAAGACCTACAAGATGGGCGGCGAAGAGCTTCATGCACTGAAGGGCGTCAACCTGAAGGTTGCCAAGGGGGAATACTTGGCGATCATGGGACCGTCAGGTTCCGGCAAGTCGACGCTGATGAATCTGATTGGTTGTCTTGATACGCCCTCGCAAGGATCGTACGTTCTTAATGAGCGGCAAGTTGCGAAGATGAATGATGACGAGCTTGCGCACATTCGCAATCGCGAAATCGGATTCGTATTTCAGACGTTCAATTTGCTTCCGCGCGCGACGGCGTTGCACAATGTTGAGTTGCCTTTGATTTACAATGGCACAGATTCAAAGACCAGAATTGAAAAGGCTAAACGTGCGCTAGAGTTGGTAGATCTGAGCGATCGCATGGGGCATAAGCCAAACGAATTGTCGGGCGGTCAGCGCCAGCGTGTTGCTGTAGCACGAGCGTTGGTGAATAATCCGTCGATCATCCTTGCGGACGAACCAACCGGAAACCTTGATTCAAAGACCGGTGAAGAAATAATGGGTTTGTTCGCGAGGCTGCATCTTGAAGGCAACACGATCATTGTTGTGACGCATGAACCGGAAATTGCGCTTCATGCCAACCGGGTGATTTACATTCGCGACGGAAACATTGAGAAGGAAGTTATTACCTCCAGCGACACAGTGACTCTATGA
- a CDS encoding ABC transporter permease, which produces MIFETLKLASSALWVNKLRTGLTLLGLMIGIASVIGIISLLEGMMTRINRLFEEQGTTTIFVTRFGIITSEDEFLRALKRKRLTIADAKAIEKGCPLAEEVGLEVNDNLTIKAGSETLFNVNVFGNTANSILMRDLDVVEGRFISEADDEHRSNVVIIGQEVRKQLFPIGNPLGKELTIQGVRFTVIGVGEEKGSVFGENMDRYCRIPANTMLKMTGRRRDIDITVKVRSESVIDAAMDEIRTVMRARRGVGYHDPDDFALLTSEMMMKFFESFSSNARLIAFAIPMISIVVAGIVVMNIMMVSVTERTREIGIRKAIGARQRNILAQFLLEASLMSLLGGIIGTAVGLWLSYMVADSLGILFVISPLAVSIGLIIPIAIGLFFGIYPAWKAANLDPIEALRFE; this is translated from the coding sequence ATGATCTTTGAGACCCTCAAATTGGCGTCTTCCGCCCTGTGGGTCAACAAACTACGTACAGGACTGACGCTTCTGGGTTTGATGATCGGCATTGCATCGGTCATCGGTATCATCTCCTTGCTTGAGGGGATGATGACCCGCATTAATCGGCTGTTTGAAGAGCAGGGGACGACGACAATCTTTGTCACGCGCTTCGGCATCATCACGTCCGAAGATGAATTCCTGCGAGCCTTAAAGAGAAAGAGACTGACGATAGCGGACGCCAAGGCTATCGAAAAGGGCTGTCCTTTGGCTGAAGAAGTCGGACTTGAAGTAAACGACAATCTGACAATTAAAGCCGGCAGCGAGACGCTATTCAATGTCAATGTCTTTGGCAACACCGCCAATTCAATTCTAATGAGGGATTTGGATGTAGTCGAAGGACGATTCATTTCTGAGGCGGATGATGAACACCGATCGAATGTCGTGATTATCGGACAAGAGGTTCGCAAGCAGTTGTTTCCGATTGGTAATCCACTCGGGAAAGAGCTTACAATACAGGGAGTGAGATTCACAGTCATCGGCGTCGGCGAAGAAAAAGGCTCGGTGTTTGGCGAAAATATGGATCGGTACTGCCGTATTCCGGCGAATACGATGCTTAAGATGACGGGCCGGCGACGCGATATCGACATCACAGTTAAGGTACGATCCGAGTCGGTGATTGATGCGGCGATGGACGAAATTCGCACAGTGATGAGAGCGCGGCGCGGCGTGGGATATCATGATCCGGACGATTTCGCGTTGTTGACTTCTGAGATGATGATGAAATTCTTCGAGTCATTCAGCAGTAATGCGCGGTTGATTGCTTTTGCAATTCCGATGATTTCCATTGTCGTCGCGGGAATTGTAGTTATGAATATCATGATGGTGTCTGTGACGGAACGGACGCGTGAAATCGGCATACGCAAGGCGATTGGTGCGCGGCAGAGGAACATACTTGCGCAGTTCCTTCTGGAGGCGTCGTTGATGTCGCTTCTGGGGGGAATAATCGGGACGGCGGTAGGTTTGTGGCTATCATATATGGTAGCCGATAGTCTGGGTATATTGTTTGTGATATCGCCACTGGCGGTCAGTATTGGTTTGATCATTCCAATCGCCATCGGGTTGTTTTTCGGAATCTATCCGGCGTGGAAAGCGGCAAATCTTGATCCAATCGAAGCGTTGAGGTTTGAGTAG
- a CDS encoding ABC transporter permease, producing MNVFETKEGILLALDSIRANKFRSFLTILGVMIGVSSVIAMVALIEGLNSAVANDIEQMGSNVIYIMKYPPEMNHNELSEEDRKRKPITMVEVEAVRENCPSVDGVSPQNYYFRPGGNLVKYKNKSSDRTSVFGTSADFELVNNRFVDRGRFFNESEDKNRSMVCVIGSDLAEALFENRDPLNKSILMNNTRLRIVGVLEEQERTFGGGQNNMIALPYGTFAKLYPWEKELFLAVKARDAALIDKAQEEIRQALRRVRGVKYNQEDNFAMFTQESATQMYEEATNIIWLIMIGISSIGLMVGGIGVLNIMLVSVTERTREIGVRKAIGARRANVFFQFLIEAMTLSGSGGIIGIVFGLLLALLISAVSPLPMVVPFAGVLISFTLSVGVGLIAGIVPAWRAASVDPIVSLRYE from the coding sequence GTGAACGTCTTTGAGACTAAAGAAGGCATATTACTTGCACTCGACTCGATTCGAGCGAACAAGTTTCGTTCGTTTCTGACGATTCTGGGCGTGATGATCGGAGTCAGTTCGGTCATTGCAATGGTGGCATTGATTGAAGGGTTGAACTCTGCGGTAGCAAATGACATTGAGCAGATGGGGAGCAATGTTATTTATATCATGAAGTATCCGCCCGAGATGAATCACAATGAACTCAGCGAAGAGGACCGCAAACGTAAGCCAATTACCATGGTGGAAGTCGAGGCCGTTCGGGAAAATTGCCCATCGGTAGACGGCGTCAGCCCGCAAAACTACTATTTCCGACCCGGCGGAAATTTGGTCAAGTACAAAAACAAGTCATCAGACCGGACGAGTGTTTTCGGAACAAGCGCAGATTTTGAGTTGGTCAATAATCGTTTCGTTGATCGCGGGCGGTTTTTCAACGAATCAGAAGACAAAAATCGCTCGATGGTATGCGTGATTGGCAGCGATTTGGCGGAGGCGCTGTTTGAGAATCGCGATCCGCTGAATAAGAGCATATTGATGAACAATACTCGCTTGAGGATTGTAGGTGTACTTGAGGAGCAAGAGCGAACCTTCGGCGGCGGCCAGAACAACATGATTGCGTTGCCGTACGGGACATTTGCCAAGCTCTACCCTTGGGAGAAAGAACTGTTTCTGGCCGTCAAGGCGCGTGATGCAGCGCTGATCGACAAGGCACAGGAAGAGATCAGGCAGGCACTAAGGCGGGTTCGCGGGGTGAAATATAATCAGGAAGATAACTTCGCGATGTTTACGCAGGAATCGGCCACTCAGATGTACGAAGAAGCGACTAATATCATATGGCTGATCATGATCGGCATTTCGTCGATTGGCCTGATGGTTGGCGGCATCGGGGTGTTGAATATCATGCTCGTTTCGGTAACCGAGCGGACAAGGGAAATCGGCGTTCGGAAGGCGATAGGAGCGCGGCGAGCTAACGTGTTCTTTCAGTTCCTGATTGAGGCGATGACGTTGTCGGGGTCGGGCGGCATCATAGGGATCGTCTTCGGTCTTCTTTTGGCACTACTTATCTCAGCAGTTTCGCCATTGCCAATGGTTGTGCCGTTTGCCGGTGTCTTAATCAGTTTCACGCTCTCGGTTGGAGTTGGACTGATTGCCGGAATCGTCCCAGCCTGGCGTGCCGCTTCCGTGGACCCGATAGTTAGCCTTCGTTACGAATAA
- a CDS encoding GWxTD domain-containing protein has protein sequence MLIFSRLALVATAILCLLTAKSYGEEVEDINLVRSKFFIDHAVYADSNENRLEVYYKIFNDGLHYVKKGDKYVANYEISIIVSGDKDKQVTGRSVERNYVLDNYELTRSDVGFLINKVTMPLPTGEFEMKCKLIDHNSNEASSIEAKIKSPAYRKGGDLSEIHFVQEVPGVESSSQFSKGGMAAVPSVERTLDGELQKLGFYCELYLADYVGKEINLITGVKSKRSGTVTEKTIPVTVDSSVVSTTQFLDVSGLVPGEFTLELAIESENKQLSKRDAKFMLKWSMESLIKNDFEYAVEQLKYIIAKEDKQALMAAPESERTAAFEAWWKKKDPTPTTTENEFREEYYRRIRYTEQYYSTINREGWLTDRGSIYIRWGEPDQIDRYPFELGRKPYQIWYYYSQRRQFYFVDDRGDGDFQLQYPYDGDWRSRGSMGP, from the coding sequence ATGTTGATATTCTCAAGGCTTGCGTTAGTCGCGACCGCAATTTTGTGTCTTTTGACGGCGAAATCGTATGGGGAAGAAGTCGAAGACATCAACCTCGTCCGATCGAAATTCTTCATTGACCACGCTGTTTATGCAGACTCAAACGAAAATCGGCTGGAAGTCTATTACAAGATTTTCAACGACGGTCTGCACTATGTCAAAAAGGGCGACAAATATGTGGCAAATTATGAGATCAGCATCATTGTCAGCGGGGACAAGGACAAGCAAGTGACCGGTCGCTCGGTCGAGCGTAACTACGTTCTGGACAATTATGAATTGACCAGATCGGATGTCGGGTTCCTGATAAACAAAGTAACGATGCCGCTGCCCACAGGTGAATTCGAGATGAAGTGCAAACTGATCGATCACAACTCCAATGAGGCATCTTCGATAGAGGCCAAGATCAAGAGTCCGGCATATCGCAAGGGCGGCGATTTGTCGGAGATTCACTTTGTACAGGAAGTTCCGGGTGTGGAAAGCAGCTCGCAGTTTAGCAAGGGCGGAATGGCGGCTGTGCCGAGTGTCGAGCGGACACTGGACGGTGAACTACAGAAGCTGGGATTCTACTGTGAACTGTATTTAGCTGACTACGTAGGCAAAGAAATCAACCTGATAACCGGTGTGAAATCGAAGCGTTCGGGCACAGTTACCGAAAAGACTATTCCAGTGACGGTCGATTCGTCAGTGGTGTCGACGACGCAGTTTCTGGATGTCTCGGGACTGGTGCCGGGTGAGTTCACGCTTGAACTGGCGATAGAGTCAGAAAACAAGCAGCTTTCGAAGCGAGATGCGAAGTTTATGCTTAAGTGGTCGATGGAGTCGCTCATCAAGAACGACTTTGAGTATGCCGTCGAACAACTCAAGTATATCATAGCAAAAGAAGATAAGCAGGCGCTGATGGCGGCACCTGAGTCGGAGCGGACGGCGGCTTTTGAAGCGTGGTGGAAGAAGAAGGATCCGACGCCGACGACGACCGAAAATGAATTTCGCGAGGAGTACTATCGTCGCATTCGATATACCGAGCAGTACTATTCGACGATCAATCGCGAGGGCTGGTTGACCGATCGCGGATCGATTTACATCCGCTGGGGAGAGCCGGACCAGATTGATCGTTACCCGTTTGAACTGGGCAGAAAGCCCTACCAGATTTGGTATTACTACAGCCAACGCAGGCAGTTCTATTTTGTTGACGACCGCGGCGACGGCGATTTCCAGCTTCAGTATCCTTATGATGGAGACTGGCGGAGTCGCGGAAGCATGGGACCATAG
- a CDS encoding GWxTD domain-containing protein, producing MKRIMLVTLLLVSLAGSAMAQALIDPIRIWADGSSYLHFQDRTKSYVEIYCAFQRADFQFEDKNGAFEAIGFLYVEAFNKDGVLADSSSRFVVMSVEFLEDAYKKDVRIFEVLPLLLEPGKYSLKVTAMDATTKRSGIATFEVNVKDFSGDGLMMSDLEMAYDIEPEDTTKGSSSLIKANRRILPNPNRYFSNEDSLIYFYAEVYNLSEKAVPTNEFTVQATLHDAFGYELRRYALRTHKKPGATAVLTDAVPVKGVPGGAYELHLEIKDLATGLKTSAAKRFMMIYGFEQLSPTMSDSAAFTQNDAILMEQVIKYISSAEEKAMYRDLDLEGKKAFLAQFWDRKNPKQGSPVNEFKNEVFRRFAYANQYYSTAIVTKDDGWKTDRGRVYITYGEPDNITRHPSSMGQKPYEVWTYYRLPGQAGNDICYFVDLDGYGNYRLVHSSIRGEISNPEWESKIENDQLR from the coding sequence ATGAAACGGATAATGTTGGTGACACTCCTGCTGGTGAGCTTGGCAGGATCGGCAATGGCGCAGGCTCTGATTGACCCGATACGCATTTGGGCGGATGGTTCATCGTACCTTCATTTTCAAGACCGCACCAAGAGCTATGTTGAGATTTATTGTGCGTTTCAACGCGCTGATTTTCAGTTCGAAGACAAAAACGGTGCGTTTGAGGCAATCGGATTTCTATACGTTGAAGCATTCAATAAGGATGGCGTCTTAGCAGACAGCAGTTCACGATTTGTTGTGATGTCAGTTGAGTTTCTTGAGGATGCTTACAAGAAGGATGTACGAATATTCGAAGTGCTGCCGCTCTTGCTGGAGCCGGGGAAATACAGCCTAAAAGTTACAGCAATGGACGCTACCACGAAACGCAGTGGAATTGCTACATTTGAAGTCAATGTCAAAGACTTCTCGGGAGATGGTTTGATGATGTCGGATCTTGAGATGGCGTATGACATCGAGCCAGAGGACACGACCAAGGGCAGCTCGTCGCTAATCAAGGCCAACCGCAGAATACTGCCGAATCCCAATCGGTATTTCTCGAATGAGGACTCGCTGATTTACTTCTATGCCGAAGTTTACAATCTCTCGGAAAAGGCTGTTCCGACCAATGAGTTTACCGTGCAAGCCACGCTTCACGATGCATTCGGATATGAGCTTCGCCGGTATGCGCTACGCACGCACAAGAAGCCGGGAGCTACAGCAGTCTTGACTGATGCGGTTCCAGTAAAGGGTGTGCCGGGCGGGGCATATGAATTGCATCTTGAGATAAAGGACCTTGCTACTGGGTTGAAGACCTCAGCTGCGAAACGATTCATGATGATTTATGGATTCGAGCAGTTATCGCCGACGATGTCTGATTCGGCGGCGTTTACACAAAATGACGCAATCCTGATGGAGCAAGTGATCAAGTACATCAGCTCGGCGGAAGAGAAGGCAATGTATCGCGATCTCGATCTCGAGGGCAAGAAGGCATTTCTGGCGCAGTTCTGGGATCGCAAAAATCCGAAGCAGGGAAGTCCTGTCAATGAGTTTAAGAACGAGGTCTTCCGTCGATTCGCTTACGCCAATCAGTATTACTCGACAGCCATAGTGACAAAGGACGATGGCTGGAAGACTGATCGCGGCCGAGTCTATATAACGTATGGAGAACCTGATAACATCACGAGGCACCCTTCGTCAATGGGTCAGAAGCCGTACGAAGTATGGACTTACTACCGTCTTCCGGGACAGGCAGGTAATGACATTTGTTACTTCGTCGACCTTGACGGTTACGGAAATTACCGATTAGTCCACTCCAGTATCAGGGGCGAAATCTCCAATCCGGAGTGGGAATCGAAAATCGAAAATGACCAATTGCGTTAA
- a CDS encoding alpha/beta hydrolase encodes MTRPKRALLTALLTLAAAYLAICAAAFFLQRKLIYHPNRHEFSTPTEVGLPFERFSMLSSDSVKFTVWRIAQTETRAVVVCFHGNADNISANIDLYRTWFNLGASVVAFEYRGYLDSEGEPSEEAIGRDLAVLADSMKSWYGTDAVKVIAMGRSLGGAAAAKFAANYPVDGLILESTFSSMNDVAKTRFPFLPTKILLRERYDSESIVHDLRIPVLVIHGPSDEVIPFHLGRKLYNAASEPKEFVEIQGGHNSGIEVSRDKLESTYRDFLAKVRLGK; translated from the coding sequence GTGACGCGACCCAAGCGAGCATTGCTAACCGCATTATTGACTTTGGCTGCGGCATATTTAGCGATATGCGCAGCCGCGTTCTTCCTGCAACGCAAACTGATTTACCATCCAAATCGACACGAATTTTCGACTCCGACGGAAGTGGGCTTACCGTTTGAGCGTTTCAGTATGCTCTCGTCGGACAGTGTCAAGTTTACGGTTTGGCGGATTGCTCAAACGGAGACGCGTGCGGTTGTCGTCTGTTTTCACGGCAATGCCGACAACATTTCCGCGAATATTGACTTGTACCGGACCTGGTTTAATCTGGGCGCCAGCGTAGTTGCATTTGAGTATCGCGGCTATTTGGATTCGGAGGGCGAGCCGTCGGAAGAAGCCATTGGCCGCGATTTGGCGGTGCTGGCGGATTCCATGAAGAGCTGGTATGGCACAGACGCGGTGAAGGTGATCGCAATGGGGAGATCGTTGGGCGGTGCAGCAGCAGCGAAATTTGCAGCGAACTATCCAGTCGATGGACTGATACTCGAATCGACTTTCAGCAGTATGAACGATGTCGCCAAAACGAGATTTCCATTCTTGCCGACAAAGATCCTTCTGCGTGAGCGGTATGACTCTGAATCAATTGTTCATGATCTGAGAATACCTGTTCTTGTTATTCATGGTCCTAGCGACGAAGTGATTCCATTTCATCTTGGCCGCAAGCTGTACAATGCCGCGAGTGAGCCAAAGGAGTTTGTCGAAATTCAGGGTGGACACAACAGCGGTATTGAAGTATCACGCGACAAGTTGGAGTCGACATATCGGGACTTTCTTGCAAAGGTCAGATTGGGCAAGTGA
- a CDS encoding DUF1573 domain-containing protein: MRKSILVLVGLLTASVLVAQSSSPELTAFPPNKAKVYVDELSFDFGLMPNDASVSHSYWLHSRGEDSLKILRVKPACGCTKAPLTKEVIAPGDSGEVELVFKASPGQRGNVTKTATVTCNDNNKGNFQLSFSSKIYPKEYPDSLQPLTLSTGSVKWDQTSKSKVQSIELKNVSQSPINISIVARPKGFVELEMSDKEIMPGKTKELKFKISPEFTGQEFTKSFTFACTNAEKTRYSIPVVLAAQVAAVAPPLQKPTATKANAGEGSTGSN; encoded by the coding sequence TTGAGAAAGTCTATACTCGTATTAGTCGGTCTCCTGACCGCTTCTGTGCTTGTCGCACAGTCAAGCTCGCCCGAGCTCACTGCATTTCCGCCCAACAAGGCAAAAGTATACGTTGACGAATTGAGCTTCGATTTCGGCCTGATGCCGAACGACGCAAGTGTCAGCCACTCTTACTGGCTGCATAGTCGCGGTGAGGACTCCTTGAAGATCCTGCGCGTCAAACCCGCCTGTGGCTGTACCAAAGCGCCCCTAACGAAAGAAGTCATCGCTCCCGGCGATAGCGGCGAAGTTGAACTTGTGTTCAAAGCCAGCCCCGGACAGCGCGGCAATGTCACCAAGACCGCGACCGTCACCTGCAATGACAACAATAAAGGCAATTTCCAACTGAGCTTCAGCTCCAAGATCTATCCTAAGGAGTACCCCGATTCATTGCAGCCTCTCACCTTGTCAACCGGTTCGGTTAAGTGGGATCAGACTTCCAAGAGCAAGGTTCAGTCCATTGAACTGAAGAACGTCTCTCAGTCGCCGATTAACATCTCCATTGTTGCCCGACCCAAGGGATTTGTTGAGCTCGAAATGTCCGACAAGGAGATCATGCCGGGAAAAACAAAGGAACTGAAGTTCAAAATATCTCCCGAATTCACCGGACAGGAATTCACCAAGTCGTTTACCTTCGCATGTACCAACGCCGAGAAGACGCGCTATTCAATTCCCGTCGTTTTGGCCGCTCAGGTCGCCGCTGTGGCTCCACCGTTGCAGAAACCGACTGCAACCAAAGCTAACGCTGGCGAAGGCAGCACGGGTTCAAACTAG
- a CDS encoding DUF1573 domain-containing protein, with product MKFAAEERAKEQKILVKNVSNAPVRMKLVSEPVGFVDVDLPADEVKPGKSKEIKVRVEKLFDEKEFKKSFTVELNDSAKTRFTVPVTYGVQEIVAPVTKPVPGKKVPFVDTTKAGASVQPGGKK from the coding sequence GTGAAGTTCGCGGCAGAAGAAAGAGCGAAAGAGCAGAAGATTCTCGTAAAGAACGTTTCTAATGCTCCGGTCCGAATGAAATTAGTTAGTGAGCCGGTCGGTTTCGTTGATGTCGACCTCCCCGCTGACGAAGTCAAACCGGGAAAGAGCAAGGAAATCAAGGTTAGAGTTGAGAAGCTCTTTGACGAGAAAGAATTCAAGAAGTCGTTCACCGTCGAACTGAACGACTCGGCGAAAACCAGATTTACGGTTCCTGTGACCTATGGTGTCCAGGAAATCGTTGCCCCGGTGACCAAACCGGTGCCTGGCAAAAAAGTGCCTTTCGTCGATACGACGAAAGCCGGCGCTTCTGTCCAACCAGGCGGCAAGAAATAG
- a CDS encoding DUF1573 domain-containing protein gives MNVRYLLLGALLVLGASVLFAQQRGPKALVVDPRFDMGYMPQNAKVAHTFWVNNIGTDSLRIHNIQVSCGCTKTNTPTGAIAVNDSVPIEVVFDIGTRRKAQNKTVHVSSNDPVSSSLELAFTGYIIDDQEQAGPVRITRNEKLNLTNTDFGKTITVEFENRSKTGILPRAVMWPTELLTLEMPKAEIPPNGIGKILVKLKAAPPQKNYTKSFTIEFNDASKSRYTIPVRVAESLSSAKANLQKGS, from the coding sequence ATGAACGTTAGATACTTATTACTGGGGGCGTTGCTTGTCCTTGGTGCAAGCGTCCTTTTCGCCCAGCAACGAGGCCCCAAAGCCCTCGTTGTAGATCCGCGCTTTGATATGGGCTATATGCCTCAGAATGCGAAAGTCGCCCATACTTTCTGGGTCAACAACATCGGCACGGACAGCCTGCGCATTCACAACATTCAGGTCAGTTGCGGTTGCACCAAAACCAATACCCCTACCGGTGCAATTGCAGTCAATGATAGTGTCCCGATTGAAGTCGTTTTCGATATCGGCACTCGTCGCAAAGCGCAAAACAAGACCGTTCACGTTTCGTCCAACGATCCGGTCAGCAGTTCGCTTGAACTTGCATTTACCGGCTATATCATCGACGATCAGGAACAGGCCGGCCCGGTTAGAATTACCAGAAATGAAAAGTTAAATTTAACGAATACTGATTTTGGCAAGACGATCACGGTCGAATTCGAAAATCGGTCGAAAACCGGCATCCTTCCACGTGCGGTCATGTGGCCCACAGAATTGCTGACCCTCGAAATGCCGAAAGCTGAGATTCCACCGAACGGCATCGGCAAGATACTCGTCAAGCTCAAAGCTGCGCCGCCACAGAAGAACTACACAAAGTCATTCACGATCGAGTTTAATGACGCCTCCAAGAGCCGTTATACCATTCCGGTCCGGGTGGCTGAGTCGCTTAGTTCCGCCAAGGCCAACTTGCAGAAAGGGTCATAA
- a CDS encoding DUF1573 domain-containing protein: protein MSLIQSIKTIISKSHPALALSMLLLFTATSPSLFAKEDVELIGGRFDFGYVPYGTIIKHRATLINQSNSLVKITKVVPGCGCTQIPLKKKELTPGESLEVEILLETDKIRQGIFQKAPVFYTDSRETPKLTITLTGFNLKATEPQPPIKVKPNVISLKKSDANASGTIEIVNNTGRGIVPKLVEGGYSPYLKIEMPYHQINSGKMETMNVKLIAGSVSEDRMDESITFVFNDQKQTRFTIPVSISR, encoded by the coding sequence TTGTCGTTGATACAGTCGATTAAGACGATAATTTCCAAGAGTCACCCTGCCTTAGCATTGTCTATGCTGCTGCTCTTTACTGCGACTTCCCCTTCACTTTTTGCCAAAGAAGATGTCGAGTTAATCGGTGGCCGCTTTGACTTCGGCTACGTTCCATACGGCACAATAATCAAACACCGGGCAACCCTCATCAACCAAAGCAACTCGCTTGTCAAGATCACCAAGGTCGTCCCCGGTTGCGGCTGCACACAAATACCGCTCAAGAAAAAAGAACTCACACCCGGCGAATCCCTTGAAGTTGAAATTCTCCTTGAAACCGACAAAATCCGCCAAGGCATCTTCCAGAAAGCTCCGGTGTTTTATACTGACAGCCGCGAGACGCCGAAGCTGACCATTACGCTGACCGGCTTCAATCTCAAAGCCACTGAGCCGCAGCCGCCGATCAAGGTCAAGCCCAATGTCATCAGTCTCAAAAAGAGCGATGCAAATGCCTCAGGGACAATCGAGATCGTGAACAATACCGGGAGAGGTATTGTACCAAAGCTGGTCGAGGGCGGTTACTCGCCATACCTCAAAATTGAGATGCCATACCACCAGATAAATTCCGGTAAAATGGAAACCATGAACGTAAAATTGATAGCAGGTTCAGTGAGTGAAGATAGAATGGATGAGTCGATAACGTTCGTTTTTAATGATCAGAAACAAACGCGATTTACAATCCCTGTTTCGATATCTCGCTGA
- the lexA gene encoding transcriptional repressor LexA: MSPYEDLTDRQREVYRYIEERINHEGQPPTIREIGEAFGLSSTNAVRDLLKALIKKGYIEKSAAVSRGIRLIKESISDAVMVPLVGEVPAGQPMLAEENITDRIVVDRSFLPSGDLFTLKVRGESMKNAGIFDGDFVLVKKQASADPGDIVVAVIGDEATVKRFFPEKRRVRLEPENEAFGPIIVEKNAPGFYLAGKVVGLMRKM, from the coding sequence TTGTCGCCATACGAGGATTTGACTGATCGGCAGCGAGAAGTCTATCGGTACATCGAAGAGCGCATAAACCACGAGGGACAGCCTCCGACTATCAGGGAGATTGGGGAGGCGTTTGGGTTAAGCTCGACCAATGCCGTCAGGGACCTACTGAAGGCGCTTATCAAGAAGGGATACATCGAGAAGTCCGCGGCAGTCTCTCGGGGGATTCGACTGATTAAGGAGAGCATATCTGACGCGGTGATGGTGCCGCTGGTCGGCGAGGTTCCAGCTGGGCAGCCGATGCTTGCCGAGGAGAATATTACTGACCGAATAGTGGTCGATCGCTCGTTCCTGCCATCGGGGGATCTGTTTACGTTGAAGGTTCGCGGCGAGAGCATGAAGAATGCGGGCATTTTTGATGGCGACTTTGTGCTAGTCAAGAAACAGGCATCAGCGGATCCGGGCGATATTGTTGTTGCTGTAATCGGCGACGAGGCGACGGTGAAGAGGTTCTTTCCAGAGAAGCGCAGAGTTCGGCTTGAACCGGAGAATGAAGCATTCGGTCCGATTATCGTTGAGAAGAATGCACCGGGATTTTATCTCGCCGGCAAGGTTGTCGGCTTGATGCGGAAGATGTAA